In a genomic window of Helianthus annuus cultivar XRQ/B chromosome 10, HanXRQr2.0-SUNRISE, whole genome shotgun sequence:
- the LOC110882525 gene encoding uncharacterized protein LOC110882525, giving the protein MASSSSSAKISIPTNYSNSSVCIDLASTFSPSLGIELLTGANFATWRDTVKLTLGMVDLDYALRHDPPAALTAESTPDQKIEHEKWERSNRMSLMVIKNSISTAIRGAIPDSENAKEYMNSVEEQFKGSSKAHASSLILKMLTTKYEGTSGVREHIMMMSDMAHKLKGLDMEISDGFLVHFIMTSLPARFNAFKINYNTQKDKWSMSELIAMCVQEEERLKLEQPEVAYIATTKSVKRKGNFKRESSKVQKANSNTVSSPNVSKGQSRCKFCHNKGHLQRDCSKFKEWLAKKGIPYNPEAGKKPKNT; this is encoded by the exons atggcttcatcatcatcttcggCTAAGATAAGCATTCCCACAA ATTACTCCAACTCTTCTGTTTGTATTGATCTAGCATCCACTTTTAGCCCTAGCCTTGGAATTGAATTATTGACTGGGGCAAACTTTGCCACATGGAGGGATACGGTTAAACTTACTCTTGGTATGGTGGATCTTGATTATGCCCTGAGGCATGACCCTCCTGCTGCTCTGACTGCTGAAAGCACTCCAGATCAGAAAATAGAGCATGAAAAGTGGGAAAGGTCTAACAGAATGTCTCTTATGGTTATCAAGAATTCCATCTCAACTGCCATTAGGGGAGCTATACCTGATTCAGAGAATGCCAAAGAATATATGAATTCAGTTGAGGAGCAATTCAAGGGATCTTCTAAAGCACATGCGAGTTCTCTAATTTTGAAGATGCTTACCACAAAATATGAAGGGACTAGTGGTGTGCGTGAGCACATAATGATGATGAGCGACATGGCCCATAAGTTAAAGGGATTAGACATGGAAATAAGCGATGGTTTTCTAGTACACTTCATCATGACTTCTCTTCCTGCACGTTTTAATGCTTTTAagatcaactataacactcagaAAGACAAATGGTCAATGAGTGAGCTGATAGCAATGTGTGTGCAGGAGGAGGAACGTTTGAAACTAGAACAACCAGAAGTTGCTTATATCGCTACCACTAAGTCAGTAAAAAGGAAGGGAAATTTTAAAAGGGAAAGTTCCAAAGTCCAGAAAGCTAATTCAAATACTGTTTCCAGCCCTAATGTCTCCAAGGGACAGTCTCGTTGCAAGTTCTGCCACAACAAAGGGCACTTGCAACGAGATTGTTCAAAATTCAAGGaatggctggctaagaaag GGATTCCTTACAACCCAGaggctggaaagaaaccaaagaacacttag
- the LOC110885680 gene encoding pleiotropic drug resistance protein 1, with the protein MDGIDIYKASNSLRLGSSRRSSGRVGSLRSGSTSLWRNTGMDVFSRSTREEDDEEALVWASLEKLPTFDRLKKGLLFGSTGLPQEVDVDNLSFEERKRLLDRLVNTADEDNEKFLLKLRNRIDRVGIDLPTIEVRFEHMTVEADVKTGSRALPSFINFHIDLYEMFMSLFHLLPNTKKHITILDDVSGIVRPSRMTLLLGPPSSGKTTLLLALAGKLDKELKSSGKVTYNGHELHEFVPERTSAYISQYDTHIGEMTVRETLAFSARCQGVGSRYEMLAELSRREKDANIKPDPDIDIFMKASASKGQEANVVTDYTLKLLGLDICADTLVGDQMIRGISGGQKKRVTTGEMIVGPSKVLLMDEISTGLDSSTTFQIVKSLRQFLHILEGTAVISLLQPAPETYDLFDDIILLTDGKIVYQGPRDNVLEFFEFMGFKCPERKGVADFLQEVTSRKDQEQYWMRRDEHYRFVTAKEFAESFQSFHVGKRLGDDLATPYDKSSSHPAALTTEKYGLSKKELLKACIEREMLLMKRNSFVYYFKLTQLFVMAIMSMTVFLRSKMHRDTVENGGIYMGSLFFTVVMIMFNGMSEISLTIAKLPVFYKHRDFMFYPSWAYSIPTWIVKIPISFIEVGLWTILTYYVIGLDPEFTRFIKQILLLLVVNQMSSALFRFIGSLGRDMIVANTFGSFALLIVFVLGGFILSRDDVKKWWLWGYWVSPMMYAMNGIAVNEFLGDRWNKPINDTTLGKTIITSRGFFAEAYWYWIAVVASVGYVFLFNICFTLCLEYLDPFGMSRPTVSSQNESDESVVELTSTVGSNQSKKKGMILPFQPLSLTFNDVKYSVDMPQRMREEGVDEDRLLLLKGVSGTFRPGVLTALMGVSGAGKTTLMDVLAGRKTGGYIEGDIRISGYPKKQETFARISGYCEQNDIHSPHVTVYESLLYSAWLRLSPDVDENTRMMFVAEVMDLVELNPLRDALVGLPGVNGLSTEQRKRLTIAVELVANPSIIFMDEPTSGLDARAAAIVMRTVRNTVDTGRTVVCTIHQPSIDIFESFDELFLMKRGGQEIYVGPIGRNSCELIKYFEDIEGVAKIKDGYNPATWMLEVSTSSQELALGVDFAEIYQNSELYRRNKALIAELSIPGPGTADLYFPTQYSQSFFVQSIACLWKQRQSYWRNPSYTAVRFAFTVFIAIMFGTMFWDLGGKRKTQQELFNAMGSMYAASLFLSVQNASAVQPVVDIERTVFYRERAAGMYSALPYALAQALVEIPYVFTQTIVYCLIVYAMMGFDWTAAKFFWYTFFQFCSLLYMTYYGMMTVAITPNANIAAIVAFFFYEAFNLFSGFIIPRPKIPVWWRWYYWGNPLAWTIYGFVVSQFGDFDDLLMNGETVKGYLNRYFGFKHDFLGAIAGVHIGLVLGFAFIFAYSIKAFNFQKR; encoded by the exons ATGGATGGAATAGATATCTACAAAGCTAGTAACAGTTTAAGGTTAGGAAGTTCAAGAAGAAGCAGTGGAAGAGTGGGGAGTTTAAGATCAGGAAGTACTTCTCTATGGAGGAACACTGGGATGGATGTGTTTTCGAGGTCTACTCGTGAAGAAGACGATGAAGAGGCTTTGGTATGGGCTtctcttgaaaagcttccaacgTTTGATCGATTGAAGAAAGGTTTGCTTTTTGGATCAACCGGACTTCCACAAGAAGTTGATGTCGATAATCTTAGCTTCGAAGAGCGAAAGCGATTACTTGATAGGCTTGTAAATACCGCGGATGAAGATAATGAGAAGTTCTTGTTAAAGCTCAGGAACAGAATTGATAG GGTTGGGATTGATTTGCCAACAATTGAAGTTAGATTTGAGCATATGACTGTGGAGGCAGATGTTAAAACCGGAAGCAGAGCTTTACCTAGTTTTATAAACTTCCATATTGATTTATATGAG ATGTTCATGAGCTTATTCCATCTGCTTCCAAATACGAAAAAGCATATAACCATCCTTGACGATGTTAGCGGGATTGTAAGGCCTAGCAG AATGACATTACTTTTGGGCCCTCCGAGTTCTGGTAAGACGACACTCTTGTTAGCTTTGGCTGGTAAGCTCGACAAGGAACTTAAG AGTTCTGGGAAGGTGACATACAATGGGCATGAGTTACATGAGTTTGTACCTGAAAGGACCTCTGCTTATATTAGTCAATATGATACTCATATTGGAGAAATGACTGTCAGAGAAACCTTGGCTTTCTCTGCACGATGCCAAGGGGTCGGATCACGTTATG AGATGTTGGCAGAGTTGTCAAGAAGAGAGAAAGATGCTAACATTAAACCCGATCCTGATATTGATATCTTCATGAAG GCTTCGGCATCTAAAGGACAAGAGGCTAATGTGGTGACAGATTATACTCTCAAG CTGTTGGGGTTGGATATCTGTGCAGACACCTTGGTAGGGGATCAAATGATAAGGGGGATCTCTGGTGGGCAAAAGAAGCGTGTTACAACAG GTGAAATGATTGTCGGACCATCGAAGGTTCTTCTCATGGACGAAATTTCTACTGGTTTGGATAGCTCTACAACTTTCCAAATTGTGAAATCGCTTAGACAATTTCTTCATATACTTGAAGGAACTGCTGTCATTTCCCTTCTCCAACCGGCCCCGGAGACCTATGATTTATTTGATGACATTATTCTTTTAACTGATGGGAAAATTGTGTACCAAGGACCACGCGACAATGTGCTAGAGTTTTTTGAATTTATGGGATTCAAATGTCCCGAGAGGAAAGGCGTTGCGGATTTCTTACAAGAA GTAACATCAAGGAAAGATCAAGAACAATACTGGATGAGAAGAGATGAGCATTACCGGTTTGTGACTGCCAAGGAATTTGCGGAGTCGTTTCAGTCATTCCATGTTGGAAAGAGACTCGGGGATGATCTTGCCACTCCCTATGACAAATCAAGTAGCCACCCAGCTGCTCTTACGACAGAAAAATACGGTTTAAGCAAAAAAGAGCTCTTGAAAGCTTGCATAGAGAGAGAAATGTTGCTCATGAAGAGAAATTCGTTTGTTTACTATTTCAAATTGACCCAA CTATTTGTCATGGCGATAATGTCTATGACTGTATTCTTACGATCCAAGATGCATAGAGACACCGTGGAAAATGGAGGAATATATATGGGTTCCCTATTCTTCACTGTGGTTATGATCATGTTCAACGGGATGTCTGAAATTTCATTGACGATTGCAAAGCTTCCTGTGTTCTACAAACATCGAGACTTCATGTTTTACCCGTCATGGGCATACTCTATTCCTACATGGATCGTCAAGATTCCTATTTCGTTTATTGAAGTTGGCTTATGGACTATTCTCACCTACTATGTTATTGGACTTGATCCCGAATTCACAAG ATTCATCAAGCAAATCCTTTTACTGTTAGTTGTTAATCAGATGTCTTCTGCATTGTTTCGATTCATTGGGTCGTTGGGTCGAGACATGATTGTTGCGAACACATTCGGTTCATTTGCGCTTCTCATAGTCTTTGTATTGGGGGGCTTTATTCTATCTCGAG ATGATGTGAAGAAGTGGTGGCTATGGGGTTATTGGGTATCTCCGATGATGTATGCGATGAATGGGATCGCGGTTAATGAATTTCTGGGGGACAGGTGGAATAAG CCTATAAACGATACGACACTGGGGAAAACTATCATCACTTCTCGAGGGTTCTTCGCAGAGGCTTATTGGTATTGGATTGCAGTTGTGGCTTCGGTTGGATATGTATTTCTCTTTAATATCTGTTTCACTCTATGTCTAGAGTATCTTGATC CTTTTGGGATGTCCCGGCCGACTGTATCCAGTCAGAATGAGAGTGATGAGAGCGTTGTTGAGCTAACATCGACTGTTGGGAGCAACCAAAGCAAGAAGAAAGGAATGATCTTACCTTTCCAACCACTGTCACTTACTTTCAATGATGTCAAATACTCCGTGGATATGCCACAG AGAATGAGGGAAGAAGGAGTGGACGAAGATAGATTGCTGCTACTTAAGGGAGTGAGTGGAACTTTTAGACCCGGCGTTCTAACCGCGCTAATGGGAGTTAGTGGTGCGGGGAAAACTACTTTGATGGACGTACTAGCAGGAAGAAAAACCGGCGGGTATATTGAGGGCGACATAAGGATTTCAGGGTACCCAAAGAAACAAGAAACATTCGCTCGGATTTCTGGATATTGTGAACAAAACGACATCCATTCGCCTCATGTAACTGTGTATGAATCCTTGCTCTACTCAGCTTGGCTAAGGTTGTCACCAGATGTTGACGAAAACACCAGAATG atgtTTGTTGCTGAGGTGATGGACCTTGTAGAGTTGAATCCGTTGAGAGATGCGCTAGTTGGGCTGCCTGGTGTCAATGGGCTCTCCACTGAGCAACGAAAAAGGTTAACTATAGCGGTGGAGCTCGTAGCCAATCCGTCTATAATCTTTATGGATGAGCCAACCTCCGGGCTGGATGCTAGGGCTGCTGCTATTGTGATGAGAACAGTTAGGAACACGGTTGACACAGGAAGAACGGTTGTGTGCACCATTCATCAACCTAGCATTGATATATTTGAATCTTTTgatgagttgttcttgatgaaaAGAGGAGGGCAGGAAATATATGTTGGACCTATAGGACGCAATTCCTGTGAACTGATCAAGTACTTTGAG GATATCGAAGGGGTAGCAAAGATAAAAGATGGATACAACCCTGCAACATGGATGTTGGAAGTCAGCACATCATCTCAAGAACTTGCTTTAGGAGTCGATTTTGCTGAAATCTACCAAAACTCAGAACTGTATAG GAGAAACAAGGCCCTTATTGCTGAATTAAGCATACCAGGTCCTGGTACGGCAGACCTCTATTTCCCGACCCAATACTCGCAGTCTTTCTTTGTCCAAAGTATTGCTTGCCTATGGAAACAACGACAATCTTACTGGCGGAACCCTTCTTACACTGCCGTCCGTTTTGCTTTCACCGTCTTTATCGCCATCATGTTCGGTACAATGTTCTGGGATCTCGGTGGTAAAAG GAAAACCCAACAAGAACTATTTAACGCGATGGGTTCCATGTATGCGGCTTCTCTCTTCCTCAGTGTCCAAAATGCATCAGCGGTGCAACCAGTCGTAGACATTGAACGTACCGTCTTTTACAGAGAACGAGCTGCCGGAATGTATTCCGCTCTACCATATGCACTTGCTCAG GCCCTGGTGGAGATACCTTACGTTTTCACACAAACCATCGTTTACTGTCTCATAGTTTACGCTATGATGGGATTCGACTGGACAGCAGCCAAATTCTTTTGGTACACATTCTTCCAGTTCTGTAGTTTGCTGTATATGACTTACTATGGAATGATGACTGTCGCGATCACCCCCAATGCCAACATTGCTGCCATTGTCGCGTTCTTTTTCTATGAGGCTTTTAATCTGTTTTCCGGTTTCATCATCCCTCGACCT AAAATTCCAGTGTGGTGGCGATGGTACTACTGGGGTAATCCGCTGGCGTGGACAATCTATGGTTTTGTGGTGTCACAGTTTGGTGATTTTGATGATTTGCTTATGAACGGGGAGACCGTGAAGGGATACCTCAATCGGTATTTCGGCTTCAAACATGATTTTCTTGGTGCGATCGCGGGAGTCCACATCGGATTAGTTCTTGGTTTTGCGTTTATCTTTGCTTATAGCATCAAAGCTTTCAATTTCCAAAAGAGATAG